AGTCGTCGGTCGAACTCACGTCGTAACCGACGCTCAGTTTGTGCCGTCCGTTCGTGTCGCGCGGTCTGAGTTCCGCTCCCATTGGTGACGATTGATCGTGACCCGAAACAGGGTGCTCGAACACCTCGAATTAGTATCGATAGCCCGGCCGCTCTTCGGGGAGTTCGAGTCGTCCGAAAAAATCACACCGCGGTAATCGACAGCGTCTCAGTTCGCTCCCGATCGCTTGAGGCCGCCCTTACTGGAAGGTGCGGCCGAGCTGATCCTGTTCCTGGGCCGGTTCGGCCTGCTGGAACTGTTCTTCGATCTCCTCGTACTGCTCGCGCGTCTCGGGAGTCACGCTCGGCTTGACCTCGTTGAGCGCGTGTTCGAAGTGCTCCTTGCTGATGCGGACGTTACCGATGGAGTCGGGCATGTCCTCGGGATCGACGGAGTTGATGAACTCGCGGCTGGCGGCCATCGAGGCTTCGCGGCAGGCCGCTTCGATGTCGGCGCCGACGTAGCCCTCCGTCTCGCTGGCGAGCCACTCGAGGTCGACCGCCTCAGCCAGCGGTTTGTTGCGGGTGTGGACTTCGAAGATCTTCTCGCGCGCCTCCTCGTCGGGGACGGGGACGTGCACGTGTCTGTCGAGGCGGCCCGGTCGGAGCAGAGCCTTGTCGATCAGGTCTGGACGGTTGGTCGTCGCGATGACGACGACGTCCTCGAGCTCCTCGAGCCCGTCTAACTCCGTCAGGAGCTGGCTGACGACCCGTTCGCCGACGCCGGAGTCGCTCTGGTTCTTCCCGCGTTCGGTGGCGATCGAGTCGATCTCGTCGAAGAAGATCACGGTCGGTGCGTTCGACCGCGCCTTCTCGAAGATCTCTCGGACGCCTTTCTCGGACTCACCGACGTACTTGTTCAGTAGTTCGGGGCCCTTGATCGAGATGAAGTTCGACTCGGCCTCGTTGGCGACGGCCTTGGCGAGCAGGGTCTTTCCCGTGCCCGGCGGGCCGAACATCATGACGCCCTTGGCGGCCTCCATGTCCATGGCCTCGAAGACCTCGGGGTAGTCGAGCGGCCACTGGATCGTCTCGCGGAGCCGTTCTTTGGTGTCGCCGAGTCCGCCGACGTCGCTCCAGGTGACGTCGGGGACTTCGACGAAGACCTCGCGCATCGCGGAGGGCTGGATGCCCTTGAGCGCCTCCTTGAAGTCACCCTTCGTGACCTGCAGCGACTCGAGTACTTCGGCGTCGATCTCGTCTTCCTCTAAGTCGAGGTCAGGGCGGATGCGACGCAGCGCGTTCATCGCGCTCTCGCGAGCGAGGCTCTCGAGGTCGGCGCCGACGAAGCCGTGCGTGTTGGACGCGTAGTGGTCCAGATCGACGGAGTCCACGAGCGGCATCCCGCGGGTGTGGACCTGCAGGATCTCCTTTCGCCCTCCCTTGTCGGGGACGCCGATCTCGATCTCGCGGTCGAATCGGCCACCGCGGCGGAGCGCGGGATCGATATCGTCGACGCGGTTCGTCGCGGCGATGACGGTGACGCGGCCGCGTTCTTCCAGCCCGTCCATCAGACTGAGGAGCTGGGCGACCACGCGCCGTTCGACGTCGCCGCCGGCGTCTTCGCGCTTGGCGGCAATCGAGTCGAGTTCGTCGATGAAGACGATTGCGGGGGCGTTCTCCTCGGCCTCTTCGAAGACCTCGCGCAGCTTCTCTTCGCTCTCACCGTAGTACTTCGACATAATCTCCGGTCCGGAGATCGTCTCGAAGTGGGCGTCGATCTCGTTGGCGACGGCCTTGGCCATCAGGGTCTTTCCCGTGCCCGGTGGGCCGTGCAGGAGGACGCCCTTCGGCGGCTCGATCCCTAACTGCTGGAACAGTTCGGGATGGCGCATCGGCAGTTCGATCATCTCGCGGACCTGATCGAGTTCGCTGTCCAGGCCACCGATGTCCTCGTAGGTGACGTTCGGAACGCCCTCGGCGGAGCCGCCGGGGCCGCCCGAGCTAACCTGTTCGGCCGGCGTTTCGGAGATCTCGATGTTCGTCGAGTCCGTGATGACCACGGTGCCCGACGGCGACGTGCTCGCGATCTTCAGCGGCACCGACTGGCCGGAGCTGGCCATCGGGCCGAACGAAAGCGAGAACGGGACGGTCTGGCCTTCGGTGACGGCCTGTCCCGAGAGTTTGTCGCGGACGAGCGGACCGATATCCCCGCGAATGCGGAGGTTCTGGGGGAGCGCGACGGTGACCGATTTGGCGGGGTTGACGTCCGCGGGTTCGATCTCGACGCGGTCGTCGATCCCGACGTCAGCCTCCTGTCGGAGGCGACCGTCGATGCGGACGATCCCGCGACCCTCGTCTTCGGGGTAGCCGGGCCACACTCGCGCGACGGCCTGGCTGTCGCCCTTGCCGTCGATGACGATGTAGTCGCCGTTCTCGAGATCGAGCTCGCGCATCGATACGCGGTCGATCGCGGCCAGTCCACGCCCTGCGTCCTTCTGTTTGAGTGGTTTAACTGTGAGTTTCATAGGTCACCTTCTAGCTCGACAGTGAGGACGCCGTTTTTCATAAACGTGTGCGCGTCGTCTGCACCGTCGGGCAGATCGAATTC
Above is a window of Natronorubrum tibetense GA33 DNA encoding:
- a CDS encoding CDC48 family AAA ATPase — protein: MKLTVKPLKQKDAGRGLAAIDRVSMRELDLENGDYIVIDGKGDSQAVARVWPGYPEDEGRGIVRIDGRLRQEADVGIDDRVEIEPADVNPAKSVTVALPQNLRIRGDIGPLVRDKLSGQAVTEGQTVPFSLSFGPMASSGQSVPLKIASTSPSGTVVITDSTNIEISETPAEQVSSGGPGGSAEGVPNVTYEDIGGLDSELDQVREMIELPMRHPELFQQLGIEPPKGVLLHGPPGTGKTLMAKAVANEIDAHFETISGPEIMSKYYGESEEKLREVFEEAEENAPAIVFIDELDSIAAKREDAGGDVERRVVAQLLSLMDGLEERGRVTVIAATNRVDDIDPALRRGGRFDREIEIGVPDKGGRKEILQVHTRGMPLVDSVDLDHYASNTHGFVGADLESLARESAMNALRRIRPDLDLEEDEIDAEVLESLQVTKGDFKEALKGIQPSAMREVFVEVPDVTWSDVGGLGDTKERLRETIQWPLDYPEVFEAMDMEAAKGVMMFGPPGTGKTLLAKAVANEAESNFISIKGPELLNKYVGESEKGVREIFEKARSNAPTVIFFDEIDSIATERGKNQSDSGVGERVVSQLLTELDGLEELEDVVVIATTNRPDLIDKALLRPGRLDRHVHVPVPDEEAREKIFEVHTRNKPLAEAVDLEWLASETEGYVGADIEAACREASMAASREFINSVDPEDMPDSIGNVRISKEHFEHALNEVKPSVTPETREQYEEIEEQFQQAEPAQEQDQLGRTFQ